In a single window of the Lebetimonas sp. JH292 genome:
- a CDS encoding DNA adenine methylase, whose protein sequence is MIDLFKINQRRYLGNKTKVLDLIKQVIDENVKNFYSFCDIFAGTGSVGAFFNEENKKIIVNDFLYHNYVSLRAFLSDEKFDEKKILKLIDELNNLSVFEENYFSINFGDKYFCKKNAIKIGAIRKKINNWFLESKINVKEKNILLTSLIYAIDKIANTVGHYDAYIKKEIKEKEFKLKMPDIDLKRNKNNEIYNMDANTLIREIECDILYIDPPYNSRQYSNMYHLLENLALWQKPEVKGVAGKFDTRRLKSGYNQKEAVKFFEDLIKNAKAKYILFSYNNMKDKGHSRSNARISDEDIFRILKQKGKVEVFEKEYRDFRSGKSEINNHKERVFFVEVKHIVGVMELLLLE, encoded by the coding sequence GTGATAGATTTATTTAAAATTAATCAAAGAAGATATTTAGGAAATAAAACAAAAGTTTTAGATTTAATAAAACAAGTAATAGATGAAAATGTAAAAAATTTTTATTCTTTTTGTGATATATTTGCCGGGACTGGAAGCGTAGGAGCTTTTTTTAATGAAGAAAATAAAAAGATAATTGTTAATGATTTTTTATATCATAATTATGTGTCTTTGAGAGCTTTTTTGAGCGATGAAAAATTTGATGAGAAAAAGATATTGAAATTAATAGATGAACTAAATAATCTAAGTGTATTTGAAGAAAATTATTTTTCTATAAATTTTGGAGATAAATATTTTTGTAAAAAAAATGCTATTAAAATAGGGGCTATTAGAAAAAAAATAAATAATTGGTTTTTGGAAAGTAAAATAAATGTTAAGGAGAAAAATATTCTTTTAACTTCTTTAATTTATGCGATTGATAAAATAGCAAATACAGTTGGACATTATGATGCGTATATAAAAAAAGAGATAAAAGAAAAAGAATTTAAATTAAAAATGCCTGATATTGATTTGAAAAGAAATAAAAATAATGAGATTTATAATATGGATGCAAATACTTTAATTAGAGAAATTGAGTGTGATATATTATACATTGATCCTCCTTATAATTCAAGGCAATATTCAAATATGTATCATCTTTTAGAAAATTTAGCTTTATGGCAAAAACCAGAAGTTAAAGGAGTTGCTGGAAAGTTTGATACAAGGCGTTTAAAAAGCGGATATAATCAAAAAGAAGCTGTTAAATTTTTTGAAGACTTGATAAAAAATGCCAAAGCTAAATATATTCTTTTTAGTTATAATAATATGAAAGATAAAGGCCATAGCAGAAGTAATGCAAGAATTAGTGATGAAGACATTTTTAGAATACTAAAACAAAAAGGAAAAGTGGAAGTTTTTGAAAAAGAGTATAGGGATTTTAGAAGTGGGAAGAGTGAGATAAATAATCATAAAGAAAGAGTGTTTTTTGTGGAGGTCAAACATATAGTTGGAGTTATGGAACTACTTCTTTTAGAGTAA
- the ribD gene encoding bifunctional diaminohydroxyphosphoribosylaminopyrimidine deaminase/5-amino-6-(5-phosphoribosylamino)uracil reductase RibD, giving the protein MNEAWKYQLLTYPNPAVGCAVLIKNQIFTDVHKKAGEPHAEVNALFKAFSFFQKTPKLKTAKEIHEFLIKNHNNFFNDAQIYVTLEPCSHIGKTPSCANLISILKPKKVTIGWLDPIIEHSGGAEMLKNRGIEVRVVNDKRCFDLIEPFIKWNKDKFIFFKLAQSLNGVITGGYISSESSLKWVHQIRDKIDLLVIGGNTVRIDRPTLDSRRVNGKAPDVLIYSKQKEFDKTIPLFNISGRKVFIEDNLEKNK; this is encoded by the coding sequence ATTAATGAAGCCTGGAAATATCAGCTTCTAACCTATCCGAATCCGGCTGTCGGATGTGCTGTTTTGATAAAAAATCAAATTTTTACAGATGTCCATAAAAAAGCGGGAGAACCCCATGCCGAAGTAAATGCTCTTTTTAAAGCCTTTTCTTTTTTTCAAAAAACCCCGAAACTAAAAACTGCAAAAGAAATCCATGAATTTTTGATAAAAAATCATAACAATTTTTTTAATGATGCCCAGATTTATGTAACGCTTGAGCCTTGCTCTCACATAGGAAAAACTCCATCCTGCGCTAATTTAATTTCAATTTTAAAACCAAAAAAAGTAACAATTGGCTGGCTAGACCCAATTATTGAACACAGTGGTGGGGCGGAAATGCTTAAGAATAGAGGAATTGAAGTGAGAGTTGTTAATGATAAAAGATGTTTTGATTTAATTGAACCTTTTATCAAATGGAATAAAGATAAATTTATATTTTTTAAGTTAGCCCAGAGTCTAAACGGGGTAATTACAGGCGGATATATAAGTTCTGAAAGCTCTTTAAAGTGGGTGCATCAGATAAGAGATAAAATTGATTTATTAGTAATAGGCGGGAATACCGTTAGAATTGACAGACCTACACTTGACAGCAGAAGAGTAAACGGAAAAGCCCCTGATGTGCTTATTTATTCAAAACAAAAAGAATTTGATAAAACTATTCCTTTGTTTAATATAAGCGGAAGAAAAGTTTTTATAGAGGATAATTTAGAAAAAAATAAATGA
- the rimP gene encoding ribosome maturation factor RimP encodes MNNLKEIIEKTVKNYGCDLYDVEITEEGGHKYFRIYITKPGGVNLNDCEAINNMLSPIFDVEEPIKERYFLEVSSPGLERKLTKKEHFEKSIGERVKVKTAEGKKIKGILKSFDGDVAEIGDEKVKFEDIKKAKTYVDWNNYKGLK; translated from the coding sequence GTGAATAATTTAAAAGAAATTATTGAAAAAACAGTTAAAAATTACGGCTGTGACCTTTATGATGTTGAAATTACAGAAGAGGGCGGACACAAATATTTCAGAATTTATATAACAAAACCGGGCGGCGTTAATTTAAACGACTGCGAAGCCATAAACAATATGCTCTCTCCTATATTTGATGTGGAAGAGCCTATAAAAGAGAGATATTTTCTTGAGGTAAGCTCACCGGGGCTTGAGAGAAAACTTACCAAAAAAGAGCATTTTGAAAAAAGTATAGGCGAGAGGGTAAAAGTTAAAACAGCCGAAGGTAAAAAAATAAAAGGAATTTTAAAAAGTTTTGACGGAGATGTTGCAGAAATCGGCGATGAAAAAGTAAAGTTTGAAGATATAAAAAAAGCAAAAACATATGTTGATTGGAATAATTATAAAGGCTTAAAATAA
- the rbfA gene encoding 30S ribosome-binding factor RbfA, translated as MGKSIKVQRKESLLKEIIPEVLAQMNDSRIRGLGVVDVVCSRDGSDAKVYLEKSYLNEKEQREALKQLKQARGYIQNYCLKSTGWFKVPNLTFTFDELLEKENKMEELFEKIKAKGE; from the coding sequence ATGGGTAAAAGTATAAAAGTCCAAAGAAAAGAATCCCTGCTTAAAGAAATTATTCCTGAAGTGCTTGCTCAGATGAATGACAGCAGAATCAGAGGCCTTGGGGTTGTTGATGTTGTTTGTTCCCGCGATGGAAGTGATGCAAAAGTATATTTAGAAAAAAGTTATTTAAATGAAAAAGAACAACGCGAGGCCTTAAAACAGCTTAAACAGGCAAGAGGATATATTCAAAATTACTGCCTAAAATCAACCGGCTGGTTTAAAGTCCCAAATTTAACTTTTACATTTGACGAACTTCTTGAAAAAGAAAATAAAATGGAAGAATTGTTTGAAAAAATAAAGGCAAAAGGTGAATAA